A single window of Nicotiana sylvestris chromosome 5, ASM39365v2, whole genome shotgun sequence DNA harbors:
- the LOC104212611 gene encoding CASP-like protein PIMP1, producing MANMDENQTSTVTVGWSLVISLMRFLTFIFLLVSLIVLATDTVESVISLVFQSRPLISMLIGKLAFSFQILQSRFYFISAIAIGMAYTLLLAVLTILHAVCETPIGVRGFAYFEFYSEKVTSYLLATGAAAGLGFSAECSNKNLGIDFFNVANAAASLLLLGSFFPALSSILSSLNLTKSFKF from the exons ATGGCAAATATGGACGAAAACCAGACATCAACAGTGACAGTTGGCTGGTCGCTAGTGATATCTCTAATGAGGTTCCTTACATTCATTTTCTTGTTAGTATCATTGATTGTCCTTGCCACTGATACTGTTGAATCAGTGATATCTTTGGTTTTCCAGTCAAGGCCACTGATTTCTATGCTTATCGGCAAACTAGCTTTCTCCTTTCAAATACTTCAGTcacgttt TTACTTTATATCTGCAATTGCGATTGGGATGGCCTACACACTGCTATTAGCTGTGTTAACAATACTCCACGCAGTCTGTGAAACTCCTATTGGCGTTAGAGGCTTTGCTTATTTTGAATTTTACAGCGAAAAG GTTACTTCGTATCTATTGGCAACTGGTGCAGCTGCTGGATTAGGATTCAGTGCGGAATGTAGTAACAAAAATCTAGGCATAGATTTTTTCAACGTAGCAAATGCTGCTGCTAGCTTGCTTCTTCTTGGATCTTTTTTTCCTGCTTTATCGTCTATCCTTTCTTCTCTTAATCTTACAAAAAGTTTTAAGTTTTAA
- the LOC138868433 gene encoding RING-H2 finger protein ATL70-like: MNSTIGEASEGPDQFNEKAFENYGYGIGFSLLILVILILITYSSYLYIGKRSTNTSSSHIGNSNTTTNILENHLIFIQQGIDEDTLKSYPKLLYSQAKAHKRDLVSSSGCSICLADYKDNDKLKLLPDCHHIFHVKCIDPWLRLHPTCPNCRSSPFPSPLPTPLAAVVPLAIRQS, from the coding sequence ATGAATAGCACTATAGGGGAAGCAAGTGAAGGTCCAGATCAATTTAATGAAAAAGCCTTTGAAAATTATGGCTATGGCATTGGATTTTCCTTATTAATCCTTGTAATTCTTATACTCATCACCTATTCTTCCTATTTATATATTGGAAAAAGATCAACCAACACTTCCTCTTCCCATATTGGAAATTCCAACACCACCACCAATATATtagaaaatcatttgattttcaTTCAACAAGGTATTGATGAAGACACATTAAAAAGCTATCCAAAGTTACTTTATTCACAAGCCAAAGCTCATAAAAGGGACTTAGTTTCTTCATCAGGATGTTCAATTTGTTTGGCAGATTATAAAGACAATGATAAACTTAAGTTATTGCCTGATTGTCACCATATTTTTCATGTCAAGTGTATTGACCCTTGGTTAAGGCTTCACCCAACTTGTCCAAATTGTAGAAGTTCTCCTTTTCCATCTCCTTTGCCTACTCCTTTGGCTGCAGTGGTTCCATTGGCAATAAGGCAAAGCTGA
- the LOC104212608 gene encoding nuclear pore complex protein NUP1-like, translated as MAAAGSGGTTTSSAYEVTGGGAGGKFRKRPFLKKQTNPYDRPPTALRNPSWLTKLFVDPATKLITSGAQRFFSSLFRKRLLPAPTPLPLPPPEARQEPVDLQQESCPNDHAGAVVVTGHEICNSVCSSEGSAFSELEQLLKQKTFTRAEIDRLTELLHSKTVDTSVGNDKRAESIQYRPVANYSSSLLEKNRAEKVTSDAAVSTPATSSRVPKGDVASPAELAKVYMDTMPSKMSSSILSSQSQVVRVDTPLLKNIAYSQNLPITSVTTKTAGLVGVRANGFTTPRSRGRSAIYNMARAPYSRIRQTDGQMASSSTYNAYSRPSLSESVLEHDGYFGSKQPLKRRSSVLEDDLGSVGPMRRTRQKPNLLSNGVSRPSPGAGVASSSVVYQEVSKVVGDNNVPTRYAHIPSKSSETAAKILDHLEYLTPKKTSSESKQVAGKDKTPKKLTRNMLHGQALKSLESLDSPKLLHIAQDNSHKLENLSKVFPTDAHDSSLQKQGKIEQNGQRISISESTVLRKNDAKCSLEDAQHAQLVLENADSLDKMSAAQPQKKQAFRMTAHEDFFELDEDINFDESASQVAEGRDKMGTSDAEKKSLSTDGALNKPAAFIETKATLGILNKRNDMEAPDAAVISVDSTSFLPSANSLSPEVVPPSFGSNKSKEPSVDKVPALLFSSSPPLTGLEPESSSSLCNPPFGLASGPLELFESDNSQKHGKSNGKLEALSSGLSPSTSFAAPSSASSFSNGQFAPSPAISATSLLASRNVPKDVQSGSSSEGAPSTSISTAVGSTAGNSITSGSCLFSSAAASSVSTEPPIKFGLSEDPPTVSTLSTTSSADNANLKTKATNFGNLSSTSPFAGSSFASTSPGNNILGFSSPGMSTDNTASIQSQSSVFSTVGQSLVSARTSLAGSDNAKVSQTVPSHFLSSTSSPEVRNSGMTSFSTVGSASSNTGIVSAASSDGNPAGSSTAQSGKFSIVASSPASSTLGNSVGPSSGTTQLAFTYGASPAAVTTALATSSNATSGVFMFGVNSSSSSINAVDTSTRSSPGTFNFGGSSSASLLNNVSTSNGATPGVFSFGGGSSASSANTISTSASATPGVFSFGGGSSASSTNTVSTSTGATPGVFCFGGSSSASSNSVSTSTSVTPGVFGFGGSSSASSANTVSTSTGATPGVFSFGGSSSASSTNAVSTSTSATTGIFSFGGSSSASLTDVIKASTTASPGVFSFGGSTSVPSTNAVNASSTVSPNPFAFGATSASSQTSSSAGIFGSSLQSPKLQPGFSFSSSIPSGFTFGASSSFNAPSTTAVVFGSAPSTPSAPAFPFGSTSPTVSSSQPIFGNSTPFTAAPVNNGQMSMEDSMAEDPAHASPPAISFGQPSVSPSPGGFMFGSTPSPFQFGGQQSNAAAQNPSPFAASNSFGAGGSFSLGSSGPDKSGRRIIKPNRNKNRRK; from the exons ATGGCGGCGGCTGGCAGCGGCGGAACGACAACTTCCTCAGCCTACGAAGTCACCGGAGGCGGAGCAGGAGGAAAGTTCCGGAAACGACCTTTCCTTAAGAAACAAACTAATCCATACGATCGCCCTCCGACGGCTCTCCGGAACCCTAGTTGGCTCACGAAACTCTTCGTTGATCCCGCCACTAAGCTCATCACTTCCGGTGCTCAACGGTTCTTTTCGTCGCTCTTTCGGAAACGTCTTCTCCCTGCCCCAACGCCGTTACCACTTCCTCCTCCAG AAGCAAGACAAGAACCAGTGGATCTGCAGCAGGAGTCTTGTCCTAAT gatcATGCTGGAGCAGTAGTAGTCACCGGACATGAAATTTGCAACTCTGTGTGCAGCTCTGAGGGCAGTGCATTCTCAGAGCTTGAGCAACTGTTAAAACAGAAGACATTCACCAG AGCTGAAATTGACCGTTTGACAGAACTTTTGCATTCCAAAACTGTAGATACCTCTGTTGGGAATGATAAGAGAGCTGAATCCATTCAATATAGGCCTGTAGCCAATTATTCTAGCTCTTTACTTGAAAAAAATAGGGCTGAGAAGGTTACATCTGATGCAGCTGTTAGTACTCCTGCCACAAGTTCGAGG GTCCCTAAAGGCGATGTTGCATCTCCTGCTGAACTGGCAAAAGTTTACATGGATACTATGCCTTCAAAGATGTCATCATCAATTCTGAGTTCGCAAAGTCAAGTTGTGAGAGTAGATACACCACTGCTAAAGAATATAGCATATTCCCAAAATTTACCTATTACATCAGTGACAACAAAGACTGCTGGTCTTGTTGGGGTTCGAGCAAATGGATTTACCACTCCAAGATCTCGTGGTAGATCTGCAATATACAACATGGCGCGCGCTCCATACTCCAGAATTCGTCAAACTGATGGTCAAATG GCTAGTAGCTCCACATACAATGCATATAGCAGGCCTTCTTTATCTGAGTCAGTCTTGGAGCATGATGGATATTTTGGCTCTAAACAG CCACTCAAACGGAGAAGTTCTGTTCTAGAAGATGATCTGGGATCTGTTGGCCCCATGCGGAGGACTCGACAGAAACCCAATCTCCTATCAAATGGAGTTTCTCGTCCTAGTCCAGGAGCAGGGGTTGCTTCTTCTTCTGTCGTTTATCAGGAGGTCTCGAAAGTTGTTGGAGATAACAATGTGCCGACAAGGTATGCCCACATTCCTTCCAAGTCCAGTGAGACAGCTGCGAAGATATTGGATCATCTTGAATATCTGACCCCAAAGAAGACGTCATCAGAATCAAAACAAGTTGCAGGGAAAGATAAAACACCCAAGAAATTGACACGGAACATGCTTCATGGACAAGCTCTTAAAAGCTTGGAGTCTTTGGATTCGCCGAAGCTGCTTCATATTGCACAAGACAACAGCCATAAGCTGGAAAATTTGTCTAAGGTTTTTCCAACTGATGCCCATGATTCTAGTTTGCAGAAGCAAGGCAAAATAGAACAAAATGGGCAAAGGATATCTATTAGCGAGTCCACCGTTTTACGAAAGAATGATGCAAAATGTTCACTTGAAGATGCTCAACATGCTCAGCTAGTTTTGGAAAATGCTGATTCCCTGGATAAAATGTCTGCAGCTCAACCTCAAAAAAAGCAAGCTTTTAGGATGACCGCACATGAG GACTTTTTTGAGCTGGACGAGGACATAAACTTTGATGAGTCTGCATCTCAAGTGGCTGAAGGGAGAGATAAGATGGGTACATCTGATGCTGAAAAGAAGTCTCTATCTACTGATGGAGCCCTGAACAAACCTGCAGCTTTTATTGAAACGAAGGCTACTCTGGGGATTTTGAACAAAAGAAATGATATGGAGGCTCCTGATGCTGCTGTTATCAGCGTCGATAGCACCAGTTTCCTGCCCAGTGCCAATTCCCTGTCACCCGAGGTTGTCCCGCCATCATTTGGGTCTAACAAATCAAAAGAGCCAAGTGTTGATAAGGTCCCAGCACTTCTATTTTCATCGTCACCCCCACTCACAGGGTTAGAGCCAGAAAGCTCTAGCAG CTTATGCAACCCTCCTTTTGGCCTGGCAAGTGGTCCGTTGGAACTCTTCGAGTCAGATAACTCACAGAAGCATGGAAAGAGCAATGGAAAGTTAGAAGCTTTATCATCTGGTCTATCACCTTCAACTTCATTTGCTGCTCCATCAAGTGCTTCTAGCTTCAGTAATGGACAGTTTGCACCTAGTCCTGCTATCTCAGCCACCTCCCTCTTGGCATCAAGGAATGTCCCAAAGGATGTTCAATCTGGTAGCTCAAGCGAGGGTGCCCCTTCCACAAGCATTTCAACTGCTGTTGGCAGCACAGCAGGCAACTCCATTACCTCAGGTAGCTGCCTGTTTAGTTCCGCTGCAGCATCTTCAGTATCAACTGAACCTCCTATCAAATTTGGGCTGTCTGAAGATCCACCAACAGTGTCGACGCTATCAACAACTTCCAGTGCAGACAATGCAAACTTGAAAACCAAAGCAACTAATTTTGGCAACTTGAGTAGCACTTCACCTTTTGCGGGCTCATCATTTGCATCTACAAGTCCTGGAAATAATATTTTAGGTTTTAGTTCACCAGGAATGTCAACAGATAATACAGCTAGTATCCAGTCTCAGAGTTCTGTTTTCAGCACTGTAGGTCAGTCGCTTGTTAGTGCTCGAACTTCTCTAGCTGGATCAGACAATGCCAAAGTCTCACAGACTGTTCCTTCTCATTTTTTATCATCTACTTCATCACCAGAAGTTAGAAACTCTGGAATGACATCTTTTTCCACAGTTGGTTCTGCTTCCAGTAATACTGGCATAGTTTCTGCTGCTTCTTCAGATGGCAACCCAGCTGGCTCCAGCACTGCTCAATCTGGAAAATTTAGTATTGTGGCAAGTTCCCCAGCCTCATCTACATTGGGCAATTCAGTCGGTCCTAGCAGTGGGACCACTCAGCTGGCATTTACTTATGGTGCTAGTCCTGCAGCAGTAACCACTGCACTTGCCACTTCCAGCAATGCTACTTCTGGTGTATTTATGTTTGGTGTTAATTCTTCATCTTCCTCGATAAACGCCGTTGACACCTCTACTCGTTCTAGTCCTGGCACATTTAATTTTGGTGGTAGTTCTTCAGCTTCCTTATTGAACAATGTCAGCACGTCTAATGGCGCTACTCCTGGTGTATTTAGTTTTGGTGGTGGTTCTTCAGCTTCCTCAGCAAATACTATCAGCACCTCCGCTAGTGCTACTCCTGGCGTATTTAGTTTTGGTGGTGGTTCTTCAGCTTCCTCAACAAATACTGTCAGCACCTCCACTGGCGCTACTCCTGGCGTATTTTGTTTTGGTGGTAGTTCTTCAGCTTCCTCAAATTCTGTCAGCACCTCCACTAGTGTTACTCCTGGCGTATTTGGTTTTGGTGGTAGTTCTTCAGCTTCCTCAGCAAATACTGTCAGCACCTCCACTGGTGCTACTCCTGGCGTATTTAGTTTTGGTGGTAGTTCTTCAGCTTCCTCAACTAATGCTGTCAGCACCTCCACTAGTGCTACCACAGGCATATTTAGTTTTGGTGGTAGTTCTTCAGCTTCCTTAACAGATGTCATCAAGGCCTCAACTACTGCATCTCCTGGCGTATTTAGTTTCGGTGGTAGCACTTCAGTTCCATCAACAAATGCCGTCAATGCTAGCAGCACAGTGAGTCCTAATCCATTTGCTTTTGGAGCCACTTCTGCCTCTTCACAAACTTCCAGTAGTGCTGGAATTTTTGGTTCCAGTTTACAGTCCCCAAAGCTTCAACCAGGTTTTAGTTTTAGTTCTAGCATCCCTTCTGGGTTTACATTTGGAGCATCTTCGTCTTTTAATGCTCCAAGCACTACTGCAGTAGTCTTTGGATCAGCACCCAGTACCCCTAGTGCACCAGCCTTTCCATTTGGTTCAACTTCTCCGACAGTATCATCTTCGCAGCCCATATTTGGGAACTCCACTCCTTTTACTGCGGCCCCCGTGAACAATGGACAGATGAGCATGGAAGACAGCATGGCTGAGGATCCTGCACATGCATCTCCCCCTGCAATTTCATTTGGTCAACCTTCTGTCTCGCCCTCTCCAGGTGGTTTCATGTTTGGTTCAACGCCTAGTCCATTCCAGTTTGGTGGTCAGCAGAGTAATGCTGCTGCTCAGAATCCATCTCCATTTGCAGCATCCAACAGTTTTGGTGCTGGAGGGAGTTTCTCATTGGGAAGCAGTGGTCCCGACAAATCAGGTCGAAGGATCATCAAACCTAATAGAAATAAGAATAGAAGGAAGTAA